The Saliniradius amylolyticus DNA segment CAATTCGGAGTGGCTGGCCAGCATGCCCATTCCCACCAGGCCACCAATCAACGCCGCCATAGGGAAAAACTGCTCCAACTCCCTGGGCACCGACAACAGCACATAGATGCCTGCGGTGGTCATATCGTAGTTGCCCCGATCCAGATATTTAAGCTGCTCGACAAACTTAATCAGGCTCGACAAGCCTACCAACACAAACAGAGTGATAAAGGTGGTGCTCAGCAGCGTCCGCCCCAGATAGAGATCGATGGTTCTAAACACGCTGACCTCCTTTCATCCGCGCCCGCAATCGCACCCCAGTAGTCCGGCCTTTCATCACCAGCACCACCCCAATCACAAGCACAACGCCATGCACCCACCATAAGCCGATGACTTCCGGTACTTTACCGTTCTCCAATACCTTACGCCCGGCCATCAGCAGCATAAAATACCCCAGATAGAGCAGCAGGCCGGGAAACAACTTGCCAAAACGCCCCTGCCTTGGATTGACCGCACTGAGCGGCACCGCGATCAGCACCAGCAAGGGTAAGCTCAGCGGGATCGCCAGACGCCACTGCCATTCGGCTGTGGCTTCCAGCGTGTCTTGTTGCAATAGCTGGGGGGTGGAATAGGCTGCGAGTTTGCGGGTTTGTTGCTGAGGAGACTGCTCGGTAATTTGAACCTGATAGCGGTCAAACTCAATGATGCGATAATCCAGTGCCTGTTGCTGGCCCTCGTACTGACGCCCTTGTTTGAGGATCAGTTGCTCTGAGCCGTCGGCCTGCTTTTCGACCTCGCCGGTATCAGCATAGATAATACGCATGGGTTGATCAGATTCGGGAGACTGCTGCTGAGCCAGAAATACCCTTTGCAGTTGGCCTTCTTCGCCACTCACCTCATGCACAAACAGCACCGCCTTTTGGTTGCCGGTTTCCTGGAACCGCCCTGGAATCAAGCTGGTCAACCCTGACTCGGCGCTAAGTTGCTCCTCGAGTTGATATTCGACATCCAGCGCATGAGGCGCCAGCCACAGGGTCAACCCAGCCGAGAGTGCCGCCAGAATTAGTGACAGCACCAGCATCACACGGGTGACATACCACTCACTGATACCGCAGGCCTGCATCACCGCCATCTCGTTGTCCACATACAGGCGCCCGTGCGCCAGCATGATGCCCAGAAACAAGCCCAACGGTAAGATCAACGAGGCCAGCACCGGAATGTTCAGCGCCAGAAAACCCAGCACCAGCCCGGCGGGAATATCACCACTGGAAGCCTCAGCCAGTACCCGCACAAACTTTTGCAGGATGAAAATCGCCATTAAAACCAGGAAAACGGCGGTGGAGGACTTCAGGGTCTCTCTCAATAAATATCGGAAAATCAGCACATCGGATCCAGAGGAAAAGTCGCCTTTTTAGTGGCATGCTGTAAATTTTTAAGTAAACTTAGCGTTTTAACAAGTTTAATTTGCACTTATCACCATTTTTACTGCATGCACCCAGTTGTTATTTTCACAGTTTTACCCTGTGAGCGCTGGCCTGATTATAAAACGATGAGTGTCAAACATACACCGGTTAACGAGGTATTCCATGGAATTCAGTGTTAAGAGTGGTAGCCCGGAGAAGCAACGTAGCGCCTGCATCGTCGTCGGCGTGTTCGAGCCGCGTCGTCTGACAGCCGTGGCCGAACAGCTGGATGAAATCAGCGGCGGCTACATCAGCAACCTGTTGCGTCGGGGCGATCTGGAAGGTAAGACAGGCCAGATGTTGCTGCTACACCATGTACCTAACGTACTGGGAGAGCGCGTCCTATTAGTTGGCTGTGGCAAAGAACGCGAACTGGATGAACGCCAGTACAAGCAAATTATCGCCAAGACCATCAGCACACTCAACGAAACCGGTTCCATGGAAGCGGTCTGCTTTTTAACCGAGCTGCACGTTAAGGGTCGCGACACATACTGGAAAGTGCGTCAGGCGGTGGAAACCACCAACGAGTCGCTGTACAGCTTCACTCAGTTAAAAACCAAAAAAGACGAACCCCGTCGACCTCTGCGTAAGATTGTCTTTAATGTGCCCACCCGTCGCGAACTGCACGTCGGTGAGCGGGCAGTCCAGCACGGTTTAGCTATCGCCAAGGGCGTGCAACTGACCCGGGA contains these protein-coding regions:
- the lptF gene encoding LPS export ABC transporter permease LptF, which codes for MLIFRYLLRETLKSSTAVFLVLMAIFILQKFVRVLAEASSGDIPAGLVLGFLALNIPVLASLILPLGLFLGIMLAHGRLYVDNEMAVMQACGISEWYVTRVMLVLSLILAALSAGLTLWLAPHALDVEYQLEEQLSAESGLTSLIPGRFQETGNQKAVLFVHEVSGEEGQLQRVFLAQQQSPESDQPMRIIYADTGEVEKQADGSEQLILKQGRQYEGQQQALDYRIIEFDRYQVQITEQSPQQQTRKLAAYSTPQLLQQDTLEATAEWQWRLAIPLSLPLLVLIAVPLSAVNPRQGRFGKLFPGLLLYLGYFMLLMAGRKVLENGKVPEVIGLWWVHGVVLVIGVVLVMKGRTTGVRLRARMKGGQRV